AATGAAGTAACCGTAGAGCTCGTATAATTAGCATAGTATGTACTGTTCCAGACCGCACACGCCGGGCACGCCTGTGGGCGTGGGCGGCGTGGGCATGGGCGTGGGCGCGGGGCTGGGCGGCGTGGGCGTCATGGGCGCCGGCGTCAGCTACgtgcccgcgccgccgccgccgacgCACATGGTCAGTACCCGCAATACTACTGCCATTTGAATTCTTGTATTCGCTTGAGTTTCGACCACattcagttataaataaaatatcagattttaatctttttgatatacctatatataatctttattttcatattaaacgaattattataatattattatatatttatttagaaataagatTTAACTTCTGACTAAAACAGTCATTTAATCAATGACATATACCAATTTTATTGTGAGTATGATTGTTCTCAAACGTAAAAACCAAGTATAGTGATTATTATCGGCGGCGCAGGTGGCGGCCGTCCCCGCCTACGCGATGGTGGCGCAGCAGCCGCCCGCCTACCTGCCGCACCCGCACCCCGTGAGTACCGGAACACATTTCGAGtttattacagtttatttagccaatatcaaatatattgtcAAATTATGTTTAGGGGAAGTGACATTGAGCATCATACATATAATTCCAGAGTCACTATATTTCgactattaaacattataattatcgtttaaaagatatttatgattaaaaaaatgctaataaaatatcgGTAAACTACAAAATCActtcatttattcatatttttattttattcttaatttaaacacgtagtgattttaattttagttatttagattacataaaaaaaaaaaagaatataaaggATATATAGCGTCCCATCGAAGAATCGACAtagactattatttaaaataattcgtatatttataaatcggaCGAAAGGAAAACAAAATTGTAGGTATTGTTATGTGATGGGATGCTATTTAGCGGCACAAGGAGCGTAACATCTTATTTTAAGGTCGCCAGCGTACTGACAAAACGGATTATTTAATTGGTGTGAGAATAAAGAAAAGCcccaaatatatattgaaagtaaatatattttaataccattatttatatagaGACCGAGTAACTTGTATCCCGGTAAAATAAGTgttcgatattcaaatttataatattttactattttacttgGTGCTCTGTGCGAACTCGTAACACGCACGCGTCAcgtattctaccgcaaaacagctcTCTGTGTTGTTGCGTTACGGTTCGAAGAGTGAGCCAGCGGAGCCACCGGCcggagggacataacatcttagtgcctaGAGTAGCGCATAGGCGATGTCCATCGGCGGGGGGagcacttaccaccaggtggcccactCGCCCGTCCGCCTACTCCTTATAAGAATGGATAAGCCAGCCCGCCGCGCTAGTTGCGAGTAGAGTGCAAGGTCCGTGTCGCTGCCCAGATGGAGGTGTCGTGCGAGTGCCGCCAGTACGCGCCCTTCCTCGTGCTGGACAAGCGCGAGCGAGACGCGGTGAGCGCGACCGCTCCGCGCCTTTTCGAACGCCTCCCGCGAGTGTCTATTCAAACGCAGTAGCTTCCCGACCGTGCCCGATCGTGCCCGATAGGGGAGACCTAACACTGAAGTGTGCacgatgtttaattatttttttatacttcaaaTTTTCTTCGGTTagattttgcaaaaaaaaatttttcgtaataatttataGAACCACTCGAAATTGAATCCCAGAACGAGTCCCGGGATCCGtgattacttataaatttttcCAGTGGCATGATTGCCGGCACGATCGGAAATTTACTGAagtgatattaattaatgtatatgtcCTCGCAGCGATTTTACGCGAAAGTAAATTACAGTCCCAGCTCACTGGGAATCCTAAGCCGGTGATCTATTAAGTCACCTCTGTACTTAATGTCGTTGCGCAATAAAGATCAAATGTTAATTGCTACTAAAGATATATCatggattaattaattaatgtttatgagATGTAAACCGAGCGGCTCGTTGGGTAGAACTGTATGTCTTATACGATTATCGCAGGTTGAATTCTGAACGGACGTAAGTTTTCAGGtgcttataataattcatctcgtgatccgCGGCGAAAGGAACGTcttattatatgtttgtattagcgaacatatgtatatatttgatacatataaatttataaaatatttcgtttcgtacaaaataattatttgaattcataAGAATCCAAAATACTAATACTTTACTATTTGTATTTAcactaaataaatttgaaatgaataGAAAATTACCTAATGTGtacgacaattttttttcttaaaatacaaggatatttcaataattcattaatgCCTTTAGACTCACTTTACAAAGTGGTCATGTACATGTACAGGTACATGTtaccttaaaatttaataacagttttaataaatagtattttttatatttaaagtaatagcTAATGCCTCCATTCCGAGAAAAAGGTTCGGAGCTTAATCCGCAGCTCGAATGCATGGTATATATACACATGTGGAAAATTTTCATCCGTCAATTTCCCTCACCGCCGAGCgcaagatgaattattaacacaaaataagcacatgaactTATGGCCATGACTTAAGGGCTTGGTCGGGATTTAACCCGCAATCGTCAGTTGATGAGTTCTGTCCTAGCCTGGGCTATCTCGGTTTATTTCTCAAACTAAATCGTACATTTGAAAAGACATCTCGTGAGGTGCTCGTGTGCGAGTGAGCAAACGTTTTTGCACCGCATCCGGTGTGCCTGTGTGTCTCTTGTGTCAATGTACTGCGTTTGGGTGCGCTTGTCCATAACAGCCTGTTCAACGTCGAGCTAAtcgaattgatttatttattataagatactTCAATTCTATACAACAATAGTCGATCgtcaataatacatataaactatttttttttatgagttgtgttaaattaatatatttttgataaatgaaCTTGTTTGGTTTGTGttactaatatacattttaggtttttttttttttttaattattgctaaAGCGTGTTGTATTTTAGTCTAGATTCTAGAATTTAACATCGCTCTAACAAGCTATGTGTGATTTTTGCTAAAACCGGATTCATTCTATGACACGGTACAGTTATATCAGAACAGTTTATCACTGACCACAAACacatctatacttataatatttaattacagatCGTTTtcgcttattttaaaatgtaatcagATTTTGATAAGAATTTATTTCAGTTGTTGCCTCAAACacatctatacttataatatataattatagatcgttttcgcttattttaaaatgtaaacagatTTTGATAGGAATTTATTTCAGTTGTGCCTTAAATTTAACCAAGGAAAGAGGACTATAaacaatcaataattattttatatgataacttTATATACCAAAGTGtgaaattcataattaatatccAATTTTATGACAAGCACCCATAAAAACGTAATTAggtaatattgaaattatttatgtccATAATCGGTATAATTCGACGTTGAATCATGAAATCACTTTAGTAAAACATGCGCCCATCTCGTCCGGCGTCAGTTTGACAAGTTCCTGCGATATCGACCACAGTTTCGCGGCCGCTTCCTCGTCATGGGCCTTGTACGAAGCCTTGGACAGTCTGCAGTCCTCGAAGTACTCACCGCTGATCTGATCACACTCGTGTGAAACTGCCAGATATATTGACGTCTGAGCGCCCTCCTCGGGTGTTTTGAAGAAAGAGTAAAGTAACAGACTCCTAATTTTTTCCAGCACGGTTGAGCTTCTGTACAACGACGTATTAACCTGTCCAGGATTCAAGCTATTGACTTCTATTTCTGTGCCTTCGAGCCTTCTGGCCAATTCTTTGCTGAATAGCACGTTACATAGCTTGGTGTTTGCGTATGACTGGATGTATCCGTGCCTTCCACTGTTCAAGTCCTCGATTGTGCCAAATTTGTGCCACGACGACGACACGACCACGACGCGACTCGGTGCAGCGTTTTTTAACATCGGTACTAATAATACGGTCAACAGATAAGGTCCTAAATAATTGATTTGCAGATCTTTCAGTATGCCGTCCTCGGTTCGTTCTCGAGTCGTACAAATCGCTCCGGCGTTATTGATGAGTACGTCCAATTTCACCTCCGTCGCTTTTAATTCCTCTACGAACTTCCTCACTGACTTCAACGACGTCAAATCCAGATGTATGAAACGgattcgtttgttttttgtgATCTTTACAATTTTTCTAACAGCCTTCTCCCCCTTTTCGTGGCTTCTGCAAGCGATTATCAATTTTGCGCCCCTTCTAGCCAGTTCTAGAGCTGTCTCGAATCCTATGCCGCCGCTGGCTCCGGTTACAACGACGACTTTTCCGCTCATCACGGTGTCTATGTAACATCTTCCCGTCGATAGCTTGTTGAAGATCTTTATCGACATTAGTACGATTATTATCCATAGTAAAAACCACATTTCTTTCTTATTAAGGTCAACTTGGTAATCTAAAACAAGAACttgaattcaataatttaatttagctcctaattatttaaatatcgtgaTTATATTCCATCAATTTAACGGTTAACTAGCCATTAATCTCATCGCAACACCGAATGAAAGAATTTCACTCGTTTTATATAAACAGAACTTGTCTCACATACAAGTATAAGTTAAGTTGTTTCCAACGCGTTGTAAATAGTACCGTGTCTTCGCCTAAAcaagtttttgataaataattaatgcatTCGCAAATTTTCCGCACTGGTTACCGTTAATCGAATAAAATCAGCGCGTTCGACGTTCCAACTTGACCGTGTTTTTAAAGCGACTGTCGTAagcttacattaaattatacttttacgCAACTCGGCGTTTGCTTACAATTTTGCGCGctgatttatttatcaataatgtgACCTTATGATATGTCAAAATATGTAGAAGACAAACCaacagaattaattaaatacatttaatttaataaatgacttGAATGGTACATGCACCAGTTATTCTAGCACCACCGTGCAATAGGGTTTGAAACTTAAAACTCAAACTTAAGAActcattcttatatatttttatttcacatgtAAAATTCCTCGATGATAtagaactatatatatatatatatatgctaaaaCCATTTGTTATATagaaaagaaaacatatattttaatatttaaaattaaattcaataaaatcttgttatatacatttattcacATACCAAAGAGGCACAACACACCTACGgacaaacgtattttttttctaaatacatataattattgcaaTCGACCTTATCACTTGACCatatcaataataacaaaattatgaaGGTCCCGgtttatatcttatatacataGATCATTCAGTTCCATCGTGGATCTATATAAACATGTCTTGATTACCACATGCTTGATAaggaagtaaataattaattattaattattatacaaatacaaaatacacataTCGAACATTATATAAAGAATGAATTCGAATGTTATAAAAGACATTTCTTATGAATAAAATCGTACATGTGCTCTGTGCTTAATATTGtgcttcttttatttttctgtgaGAGTCCAGTGAACTTGCAAAGTAACTCGAATTGGTAgcgaaataaagatatatttttcgcAAATTATGTCAAGCAGTCGAGGTTGCGTGTTTGAGCGTTCGTCCACGACTTGAATgaaatgtatatctatatctCCTAAActatcatttgattttttttttttttataaataaggatttattatttaacgcaAAATAAAAACCATCGTTTATATACACTTAACTTATaccatataacatatttatataaatatatagtgttGTAatcatttctatattttaatttaaaactgataATTCATTTACACATATGCACAGTGTCGGTGTATCCCTAGCattcaataatttttacaaCGAATACGAAACAATCaaaaatctcataaaatatacaaggcctacttatttttaactacagaattttatttttcttatatatattcttttcatCGAATTTGTCCATAatgtaaacgaaatataaaatattataaaattgtgtttacATTTTGTACAATAGTTGTACATGAATTTCACAACATAACGGTAAATACTATACATCAATGATACTAGATTTTGACTATGTACATTAATTTCAAAGCCATTTGATCTACACTCTAACTTAACAAAAGCACAGTTTTGAATCTGATTTTAATGcattactaatatatacttatgctAAAACTGAGTGGTGATCCTGTTTTAGATGGCCTTATTGTATTGCCAGTGACAAATTcccttttaaaattaagtcaattaaaaaaattcgaaatcaaatgatatatatatatatatatatattttgttatataaataaattaaagaaaaaaaaattaagaattgaaagaattaatattagtttaatcatGAATTTTAACATCTAgatgagatttaaaaaataaggaacAATCGCAATGTTCCGACCTTGAGCAATGATCatacaaaatgttttgttaaaatgGTCGCTGATAAACTGACAGCGACACTTATACTAGTCAAGGACATTTGAGCggtatgtttaatattgaattgtatGTTTAGCTATACGGTGCGGCCATGGGTGGCGGTGGCGGTGTAGGCGGAGCAGGTCAACATTCGCAGCTTCCTACACAGTCGCAGAGAAACTTCAGGAAAGGTACAATCTTTTTCACCTTAACGGTTTGCAGTTTAATAAGTTAATGTAAAAGTAGAAGTAACAGCTTGTTGAcctttgagcagaaggtttgAAACTTACTCTGCCACGTTGCTCCgatgcgggtcggtggataaACGTGACAGAGTCTCGTCCACCACGTGCAGGTTTTCCGATACCGCACGAACGcgagattataaacacaaattaaaagtgCTCGCCCCGGGTTTGAACTCGGAATAATCGGTCATGATTCACTTCCTGTCACCACTGTGTGCTTTTATAAATGCCATGCGTCCGGTGTTCCGCCAGGGTCCGGCGTGCAGGTGGCGGCGGCGACGGGGCAGCCGCTGCTGGCGCCGGCGCCCATGCAGCCCTTCGTGCCCTACCCGCACCCGCACCCCGCGCACCCGGCGCACCCCGCGCAGCCCGCTCTGCAGTACCAGCACATGGTGAGTCTAGTCCGGTCGGTTAGCTAACGACATAACATATTGCTTAATTCGCGTCGTTAGAGCGATAGAAAAAAGGATTTTATTCGACGAAGTGAAATGTAACTCGTAACGTCCTCGTTGCAGGTGCGCATGTACCACCACGGCGGCGGTGGAGTAGGAGTCGGCGGAGGGGTGGGCGTCGGCGGCGTGGGAGTGGGCGTGGGCGAGTACGCGCCACCGGCGCAGTCCCCCGTGGCGCCGTCGCCGCTGTACCCGCCGCCCTCGCCCGCGCACACGCCGCACCCGCACCCGCACCCGCACCCACACCCGCACCACCACTACCAGCAGCCGCCCTTCCAGGTGCGTGCATACCATCCGTACTGATAGATTTATACAGAAGGACTACAGTTATTGAGCATATCAAAACGCTATATATTTTGGTGTGTACCATGCAGGTGCTGTGCCCGCTGATGGGTCCGGGCGGCGCgcatcaccaccaccaccacccgCACGTGGCCTATCTCAACCACGCCCCACCCACCGCCAGCCCACCGCATCACCCGCATCAAGTTCAGGTATCACCGACCATACGACACGTTTTTCGccttcaatttaataatttttaacgaaATGATTGATACTTTTAACTTATACGTACTAGAAACCCCCCTTTTAATAGCAACGACCGTTTAAGTGGTTTTATCTAAGagacacataatataaaacaatttaaacggttttgttaaatttgtattaataaaatatctcaaaCTTGAATTACTTTTGTctgataacattttaaagtcAGTAACTGAGTGGtcttatttgaatatatctcGTTTCAATGTAGAGACATAATATTAATCGTTTTCACCTCATACATTCTCAATGTTAATACCAATAATCTTCTCCCTAGCATTATCCTGGAATATTTCCAGGGGTCTGTATATCAATCcatctatttattaattcgtGATAGCTAACACCTAGGGAATCCCCTTTTTGAGATTTCACTttgaaaaattaatcataaacgAAGGACTCAGCATGACTCGAGTCCGCTTAGTTCTCACTGCGCGAAGTAGCTGCAGCGTCTCTCGCCAGCCGCCGCCTAACCCAGCCCCCCGCAGCAGGTGCTGCTGCCGCCGCAGCACCAGTCGTCGGGCGGCTCCAGCACGCCGGGCGTGCACTCGTCGCACCCCTAACCCGCGCGCCGCTAGCACCCGCCGCGCCCGCTGCATTTAGAATGGTACCACCAGCGCCGCCACCGACACCGCCGGGGGGACTACGTCGTACGCTACTACGTTTGCTACCGATCGAACTTTTACGTGTGATCGTGGTGGGACGCGAGAGAGTCGTCTCCTCCGATGCGACCCGTTCGTTCCGTTCTTTTTTGTACTGTATCCGATAGTCTCGTGTCCGATTCGTCTCCGATTGTCCGATCGGATCCGATCCTCGCTCGATGGACCGTTTGCCGCTGCGAGGGTCGTCTCCGGCGAGACGTCTCTCGATCCGATAATCGGAGGTTATAGTCGTACGCTAATGTCGATTTAGTTCTGtcgctataatatataaggaattattgtttaaacataaattagcaCTAAGTATTTAATCTGGGTTTGCTCATTCGTCTAATCGCGATCTCGTTGGAGAAGCGAGCGAATCCGGTTTATATTAtgctagatatatttattaatgatatatgtatcgtgttttaaaattcaacaataaaaaattatgtcaaattaccaaaaaaaaaaaaaaagaaaaaacacaaTTATCGAGCGGTCATTGTAGTgtgaaattttttatatttatatattatgtggaAAAGGAATCTAAAGTGTACTCTCTGAATACATTCTAAATGCAGACAAAAGACATTTAcgttaaattcaaatgtaaatattaggTGAGGATGGAGCTAATACAatcaatataagatatatttattaaaacaaccaTACATAGGTTAacataaaggttttttttctctcaaatatatattaaaaagttgttaattatatatgtataatgaatttATAGACTGATTTATTAGCTCCGTCAAActtgtgaaaatatttaaacgaaaagTAATAACTTGCCTTACCGTAGTTATACGTGTAACGCAATAATTGTAAAtcgtttctttttaaaaataatttcatcgcTGGCAACACTGATTATGTACGGGGTAAATTAGATAGCTTTTTAATCGTCGTGTTCCAGTGCTGCCAGCTTTTTAATACCAGTGTTTAAGTATAGTCGGTTAGGTTAGCACGGCGGGTTGAGCAGTGTGA
This is a stretch of genomic DNA from Vanessa atalanta chromosome 20, ilVanAtal1.2, whole genome shotgun sequence. It encodes these proteins:
- the LOC125071926 gene encoding retinol dehydrogenase 11-like, with protein sequence MWFLLWIIIVLMSIKIFNKLSTGRCYIDTVMSGKVVVVTGASGGIGFETALELARRGAKLIIACRSHEKGEKAVRKIVKITKNKRIRFIHLDLTSLKSVRKFVEELKATEVKLDVLINNAGAICTTRERTEDGILKDLQINYLGPYLLTVLLVPMLKNAAPSRVVVVSSSWHKFGTIEDLNSGRHGYIQSYANTKLCNVLFSKELARRLEGTEIEVNSLNPGQVNTSLYRSSTVLEKIRSLLLYSFFKTPEEGAQTSIYLAVSHECDQISGEYFEDCRLSKASYKAHDEEAAAKLWSISQELVKLTPDEMGACFTKVIS